Proteins found in one Gordonia sp. PDNC005 genomic segment:
- a CDS encoding HIT domain-containing protein, with the protein MTSADRDPGTGGMRGGLERLWTPHRMSYITAAAPKVASDGGELSGHPFLDIPRMTDEDGLIIARGETVYAVLNLYPYNPGHTMVVPYRQVADLEELTVDESRELMAFTQHVIRTIKAVSSPDAFNVGLNLGSAAGGSLSEHLHQHVVPRWSGDANFITVVGDTKVMPQLLADTRDLLATKWIELGGPASA; encoded by the coding sequence ATGACTTCGGCGGATCGCGATCCAGGCACCGGCGGGATGCGCGGGGGACTGGAACGTCTGTGGACCCCGCATCGGATGAGCTACATCACCGCGGCGGCGCCCAAGGTCGCCTCCGACGGTGGTGAGCTGTCCGGCCACCCGTTCCTGGACATCCCGCGGATGACCGACGAGGACGGCTTGATCATCGCACGCGGGGAGACCGTGTACGCGGTGCTCAACCTGTACCCGTACAACCCCGGACACACGATGGTCGTCCCGTACCGCCAGGTGGCCGACCTCGAAGAGCTGACCGTGGACGAGTCACGGGAGCTTATGGCGTTCACACAGCACGTGATCCGCACGATCAAGGCCGTGTCGAGCCCCGACGCCTTCAACGTGGGCCTGAACCTCGGTTCCGCTGCGGGCGGATCGCTGTCGGAGCACTTGCATCAGCACGTCGTCCCGCGTTGGTCGGGTGACGCCAATTTCATCACCGTCGTCGGCGACACCAAGGTGATGCCGCAACTGCTGGCAGACACCCGCGACCTGTTGGCGACCAAGTGGATCGAACTCGGGGGACCTGCCAGTGCTTAG
- a CDS encoding glycosyltransferase 87 family protein has protein sequence MTRPAPTRSVTTIMLAIAAAGAALVVCWHIWVVPFTDPVYGLFNMGIDTRVYRGGAIAVWDGLPLYAKPVYEVWEFTYPPFAALVMVPLAGLPIHTAKFVWNVGSVISLLLLIGLSLRALRFRFDAKLVVFTVLIAVFATCLEPVHTTLWNGQINLVLALFVVADLALRNHRLQGLGVGLAAGIKLTPLFFVAHLVSVRQFRAAIVAVTVFLATVVIGIAVLGREAIDFWTGDISDTKRIGSMAAPANQSFNGFFARLGTMDLAHPPTWLWIPVGLVVGLLSLWAAYCAYQAGGRLLAVAITGMASCAVSPFSWGHHWVWILPLLLIAFVHAYEQTRRADPRTWLWWLAPASIVTLTFTYWQAMPLPVPGRPGKVFHGMAFGSFRGFGSVDGPAWQVPFQLIGSGAYLIVLLGTIAVTLWWTRRVEPIRSAQRLVESDDALPS, from the coding sequence GTGACCAGACCCGCGCCGACACGTTCGGTGACCACCATCATGCTTGCGATCGCCGCTGCCGGTGCTGCCCTGGTCGTGTGTTGGCACATATGGGTGGTGCCGTTCACGGATCCGGTCTACGGGTTGTTCAACATGGGCATCGACACCCGGGTGTACCGCGGTGGAGCGATCGCCGTGTGGGACGGGCTGCCCCTGTACGCAAAGCCGGTCTACGAAGTCTGGGAGTTCACGTACCCGCCGTTTGCGGCTCTGGTCATGGTTCCGCTCGCGGGTCTGCCGATCCACACGGCGAAGTTCGTGTGGAACGTCGGCAGCGTCATCAGCCTGCTGCTTCTCATCGGCCTGTCGCTACGTGCGCTCCGGTTCCGGTTCGATGCGAAGCTCGTCGTCTTCACCGTGCTGATCGCTGTCTTCGCGACGTGCCTCGAACCGGTCCACACAACACTCTGGAACGGCCAGATCAACCTGGTTCTCGCCCTTTTTGTGGTCGCCGACCTCGCGTTGCGCAATCATCGGCTGCAGGGTCTCGGAGTGGGATTGGCCGCAGGTATCAAGCTGACGCCGTTGTTCTTCGTCGCCCACCTGGTCAGCGTGCGCCAGTTCCGCGCCGCAATCGTCGCGGTGACGGTGTTTCTGGCCACCGTGGTCATCGGCATCGCGGTCCTCGGTCGGGAGGCGATCGACTTCTGGACCGGAGACATCTCCGACACCAAACGCATCGGGTCCATGGCGGCTCCCGCGAACCAGTCGTTCAACGGCTTCTTCGCCCGCCTCGGCACGATGGACCTCGCGCATCCGCCGACGTGGTTGTGGATTCCGGTGGGTCTCGTCGTCGGACTGCTGTCCCTGTGGGCCGCATACTGTGCGTATCAGGCCGGCGGCCGACTACTTGCAGTGGCGATCACGGGCATGGCGTCCTGCGCCGTGTCACCGTTCTCGTGGGGGCACCACTGGGTGTGGATCCTGCCGCTGCTCCTCATAGCTTTCGTCCATGCGTACGAACAGACCCGCAGAGCCGATCCCCGCACATGGTTGTGGTGGCTCGCTCCCGCGTCGATCGTGACCTTGACCTTCACCTACTGGCAGGCGATGCCGCTTCCGGTACCCGGCCGCCCGGGCAAGGTGTTCCACGGGATGGCATTCGGTTCGTTCCGCGGATTCGGCTCGGTGGACGGCCCCGCGTGGCAGGTGCCGTTCCAGCTGATCGGAAGCGGGGCCTACTTGATCGTGTTGTTGGGCACGATAGCGGTCACGCTGTGGTGGACGCGCCGCGTGGAACCGATACGATCAGCGCAGCGCCTCGTCGAATCGGACGACGCGCTGCCCAGCTGA
- a CDS encoding protein phosphatase 2C domain-containing protein — protein MDDSVILRDEAQTGQDTVGDLTIDWAVVCHVGRVREANEDAALAQPGRYLVADGMGGHDSGELASEAALLTLNEAPVGETFDVTRTAVAELLVQAQEKIGEFGSDTGRRAGTTATGVVLALGEDGPAWVAFNIGDSRTYLYSQSALTQVSVDHSQVQELVTAGYLTPEQARVDSRRNVITRALGAGMAEPLADYFAFSAVPGDIVLMCSDGLDGELDDSEISSIITAADGDVESAAASLVEAALERGAHDNVTVVAVTVTQ, from the coding sequence ATGGACGACTCCGTCATCTTGCGTGACGAGGCGCAGACCGGGCAGGACACGGTCGGCGATCTGACGATCGACTGGGCCGTAGTGTGCCACGTCGGCCGAGTGCGCGAGGCGAACGAGGACGCCGCTCTCGCTCAGCCCGGACGCTATCTGGTGGCCGACGGCATGGGCGGCCACGACAGTGGTGAGCTCGCCAGCGAAGCTGCGCTCCTCACCCTCAACGAGGCACCGGTCGGCGAGACTTTCGATGTCACCCGCACTGCCGTCGCGGAGCTTCTCGTCCAGGCACAGGAGAAGATCGGAGAGTTCGGATCGGACACCGGCCGCCGCGCCGGGACCACCGCCACGGGCGTGGTCCTCGCCCTCGGTGAGGACGGTCCGGCCTGGGTCGCCTTCAACATCGGCGATTCGCGTACCTACTTGTACTCCCAGTCGGCGCTCACCCAGGTCAGCGTTGATCACTCACAGGTCCAGGAACTTGTCACCGCCGGCTACCTCACGCCGGAGCAGGCACGTGTCGACTCCCGCCGCAACGTCATCACCCGTGCGCTCGGGGCGGGGATGGCCGAACCGCTCGCCGACTACTTCGCGTTCTCCGCAGTGCCCGGCGACATCGTCCTCATGTGCTCGGACGGTCTTGACGGGGAACTCGACGACTCCGAGATCTCGTCGATCATCACCGCAGCGGACGGCGATGTGGAGTCGGCTGCCGCATCGCTCGTCGAAGCCGCCCTCGAGCGCGGTGCGCACGACAACGTCACGGTCGTCGCGGTGACCGTCACGCAGTGA
- the pgsA gene encoding phosphatidylinositol phosphate synthase, with translation MLSILGRASVSKVTLPIGRALIKTGLTPDIMTIAGTVVTVGASIALFSQGHLFAGALVTWAFVMFDMLDGAMARARGGGTRFGSVLDATCDRIADGAIFGGLAWWAAFDEPHRLLLIATLICLVTSQVISYAKARAEAAGLNGDGGLIERPDRLIIVLVGAGLTQFPGLQWSWSIHIAMWVLAVLSVITVGQRMWSIYCSPGARDLIPSAAPAADATDEV, from the coding sequence GTGCTTAGCATTCTGGGCCGCGCGTCGGTGTCGAAGGTGACGCTGCCGATCGGCCGGGCGCTCATCAAGACCGGATTGACGCCGGACATCATGACGATCGCCGGGACCGTGGTGACCGTCGGGGCGTCCATCGCGCTCTTCTCGCAGGGCCACCTATTCGCGGGTGCACTCGTCACCTGGGCGTTTGTCATGTTCGACATGCTCGACGGTGCGATGGCGCGTGCGCGCGGCGGAGGCACCAGATTCGGGTCTGTGCTCGACGCCACGTGCGACAGGATCGCCGACGGTGCGATCTTCGGCGGACTCGCGTGGTGGGCGGCATTCGACGAACCGCACCGGCTGCTGCTGATCGCGACACTGATCTGCCTGGTCACCTCGCAGGTGATCTCGTACGCGAAGGCACGTGCGGAAGCTGCGGGTCTCAACGGAGACGGCGGCCTCATCGAACGCCCTGACCGTCTGATCATCGTCCTCGTCGGCGCCGGTCTGACCCAGTTCCCGGGCCTGCAGTGGTCGTGGTCGATTCACATCGCGATGTGGGTGCTCGCAGTCCTGAGCGTGATCACCGTAGGACAGCGTATGTGGTCCATCTACTGTTCGCCCGGCGCCCGCGACCTCATTCCGTCCGCCGCACCGGCTGCCGACGCCACGGACGAGGTGTGA
- the thrS gene encoding threonine--tRNA ligase, which translates to MRDADLPEGSELPNKGPKAVVVVREADGTLRDLSWAPDVDTLVEPVTADSEDGRAVIRHSCAHVLAQAVQELNPKANLGIGPPVTDGFYYDFQVDDPFTPEDLKALEKQMKKIIKSGQKFSRRVYESKDAARAELANEPFKLELIDDKGAADDAEVMEVGGGELTAYDNLNPRTGEKVWGDLCRGPHVPTTKYIAAFTLTRSSAAYWRGDQSLADLQRVYGTAWESTEAMDLYLDRLAEAEKRDHRRLGSELDLFSFPDELGSGLPVFHPKGGIIRREMEDYSREQHAAAGYEFVNTPHVTKSNLFEVSGHLDWYAEGMFPPMQLDAEYNEDGTVRKPGQDYYVKPMNCPMHNLIYASRGRSYRELPLRLFEFGSVYRYEKSGVVHGLTRARGFTQDDAHIFCTQEQIVEELTTTLNFVLQLLKDYGLDDFYLELSTKDPVKFVGSDEVWEEATETLRQVGEASGLELVPDPEGAAFYGPKISVQAKDALGRTWQMSTIQLDFNLPDRFDLEYTASDGTKKRPVMIHRALFGSIERFFGVLTEHYAGAFPVWLSPVQVMGIPVAEAFAPHLQGVVNRLKSRRVRAEVDLSDDRMQKKIRNHTTAKVPFMLLAGERDVEAGAVSFRFRDGTQVNGVAVDDAVVAIDEWEESRRNDSPTAESMTALLELVRKRR; encoded by the coding sequence ATGCGAGACGCCGATCTCCCCGAGGGGTCCGAACTCCCGAACAAGGGCCCGAAGGCCGTCGTCGTCGTCCGCGAGGCCGACGGCACGCTTCGTGACCTGTCGTGGGCGCCCGACGTCGACACCCTCGTCGAGCCGGTCACGGCCGACTCCGAGGACGGTCGCGCGGTGATCCGCCATTCGTGCGCACATGTTCTGGCGCAGGCGGTGCAGGAGCTCAACCCGAAGGCGAACCTCGGGATCGGCCCGCCGGTCACCGACGGCTTCTACTACGACTTCCAAGTGGACGACCCGTTCACTCCCGAGGATCTCAAGGCCCTCGAGAAGCAGATGAAGAAGATCATCAAGTCGGGTCAGAAGTTCTCCCGTCGTGTGTACGAGTCCAAGGACGCCGCGCGTGCCGAACTGGCGAACGAGCCGTTCAAGCTCGAGCTGATCGACGACAAGGGCGCCGCGGACGATGCCGAGGTCATGGAGGTCGGCGGCGGCGAACTGACCGCATACGACAACCTCAACCCGCGCACCGGAGAAAAGGTGTGGGGTGATCTGTGCCGTGGCCCACACGTGCCGACCACGAAGTACATCGCGGCGTTCACCCTGACCCGCAGCTCCGCCGCGTACTGGCGCGGCGACCAGAGCCTGGCCGACCTGCAGCGCGTGTACGGCACCGCGTGGGAGTCGACCGAGGCGATGGACCTGTACCTGGATCGTCTCGCCGAAGCCGAGAAGCGTGATCACCGTCGTCTCGGCAGCGAGCTCGACCTGTTCAGCTTCCCCGACGAACTCGGATCGGGTCTTCCGGTGTTCCATCCCAAGGGCGGCATCATCCGCAGGGAGATGGAGGACTACTCCCGCGAGCAGCACGCGGCCGCCGGGTACGAGTTCGTCAACACCCCGCACGTCACGAAGAGCAACCTGTTCGAGGTGTCCGGTCACCTCGACTGGTATGCCGAGGGCATGTTCCCGCCCATGCAGCTCGACGCGGAGTACAACGAGGACGGAACGGTCCGCAAGCCCGGCCAGGACTACTACGTCAAGCCGATGAACTGCCCGATGCACAACCTGATCTACGCGTCGCGTGGCCGTTCGTACCGCGAACTGCCGCTGCGCCTGTTCGAGTTCGGTTCGGTGTATCGCTACGAGAAGTCCGGCGTGGTGCACGGCCTGACCCGTGCCCGCGGCTTCACGCAGGACGACGCTCACATCTTCTGCACGCAGGAGCAGATCGTCGAGGAACTCACCACGACCCTCAACTTCGTGCTGCAACTCCTCAAGGACTACGGGCTCGACGACTTCTACCTCGAACTGTCCACCAAGGATCCGGTGAAGTTCGTCGGTTCCGACGAGGTGTGGGAGGAGGCCACCGAGACGCTCCGCCAGGTCGGTGAGGCGTCGGGTCTCGAGCTCGTTCCGGACCCGGAGGGTGCGGCGTTCTACGGTCCGAAGATCTCGGTGCAGGCGAAGGACGCGCTCGGTCGAACGTGGCAGATGTCGACGATTCAGCTCGATTTCAATCTGCCCGACCGTTTCGACCTCGAGTACACGGCGTCCGACGGCACCAAGAAGCGCCCGGTGATGATCCACCGTGCCCTGTTCGGCTCCATCGAACGATTCTTCGGTGTGCTCACCGAGCATTACGCGGGAGCGTTCCCGGTGTGGTTGTCGCCGGTCCAGGTGATGGGCATTCCGGTCGCTGAGGCGTTCGCGCCGCACCTGCAGGGTGTGGTCAATCGCCTCAAGTCGCGTCGCGTGCGCGCCGAGGTCGACCTGTCCGACGACCGGATGCAGAAGAAGATCCGCAACCACACCACCGCCAAGGTGCCGTTCATGCTGCTCGCAGGCGAGCGGGACGTCGAAGCGGGAGCTGTCAGCTTCCGCTTCCGGGACGGCACCCAGGTCAACGGTGTCGCGGTCGACGATGCCGTGGTCGCCATCGACGAGTGGGAGGAGTCGCGTCGCAACGACTCGCCGACCGCGGAGTCGATGACCGCACTTCTCGAACTGGTCCGGAAGCGTCGATGA
- a CDS encoding NUDIX hydrolase — protein sequence MVASIIVWAGSTVGVVVALCVIWFAVLSSTRATRLRLLSERVTLARGALIAALDRRVGVARRIASSGGADTSTLGAAVDIADGSDPVERESAENRLSAALALTSLSGEASSLVGELSDAQTRVTMARRFYNDAVRDTRALRGRRMVRWLGLGGRGPMPAYFEIAEGVARVTDPA from the coding sequence ATGGTCGCTTCGATCATCGTGTGGGCTGGTTCGACTGTCGGAGTCGTCGTGGCGCTCTGTGTCATCTGGTTCGCCGTGCTGAGTTCGACGCGGGCGACGCGGCTCAGGCTGCTCTCCGAACGCGTCACACTGGCTCGTGGCGCGCTGATCGCCGCGCTCGATCGGCGGGTCGGCGTGGCCCGCCGTATCGCCTCGTCCGGCGGCGCAGATACCTCCACACTTGGAGCCGCGGTCGACATCGCGGACGGATCCGACCCCGTCGAACGCGAGTCCGCGGAGAATCGATTGTCGGCCGCACTTGCGCTCACCAGTCTGTCCGGCGAGGCGTCGTCGCTGGTAGGTGAGCTGTCGGACGCTCAGACTCGAGTCACGATGGCACGCCGCTTCTACAACGACGCGGTGCGCGACACGAGGGCTCTTCGTGGCCGTCGGATGGTCCGTTGGCTCGGGCTCGGCGGTCGCGGCCCGATGCCCGCCTACTTCGAGATCGCCGAGGGCGTCGCCAGGGTCACCGACCCGGCGTAG
- the pdxS gene encoding pyridoxal 5'-phosphate synthase lyase subunit PdxS, whose translation MTTDPQNAPATGTARVKRGMAEMLKGGVIMDVVTPEQAKIAEDAGAVAVMALERVPADIRAQGGVSRMSDPDMIDGIIEAVSIPVMAKARIGHFVEAQILQSLGVDYIDESEVLTPADYTNHIDKFAFTVPFVCGATNLGEALRRINEGAAMIRSKGEAGTGDVSNATTHMRQIRQEIRRLTSLPEDELYVAAKELQAPYDLVVEVAKAGKLPVTLFTAGGIATPADAAMMMQLGAEGVFVGSGIFKSGNPAERAAAIVKATTFHDDPDVLANVSRGLGEAMVGINVDEIPEPHRLAERGW comes from the coding sequence GTGACCACCGATCCTCAGAACGCCCCGGCAACCGGTACCGCACGCGTCAAGCGCGGCATGGCCGAGATGCTGAAGGGCGGCGTGATCATGGACGTGGTGACGCCGGAGCAGGCGAAGATCGCCGAAGACGCAGGCGCCGTCGCCGTCATGGCACTCGAGCGGGTCCCCGCCGACATCCGCGCACAGGGCGGCGTGTCGCGCATGAGCGACCCGGACATGATCGACGGCATCATCGAGGCCGTCTCGATTCCTGTCATGGCGAAGGCGCGCATCGGTCACTTCGTCGAGGCGCAGATCCTGCAGAGCCTCGGCGTCGACTACATCGACGAGTCGGAGGTCCTGACGCCCGCGGACTACACGAATCACATCGACAAGTTCGCGTTCACCGTCCCGTTCGTGTGTGGTGCCACCAACCTCGGTGAGGCGCTCCGCCGCATCAACGAGGGCGCTGCGATGATTCGTTCGAAGGGTGAGGCCGGCACCGGTGACGTCTCGAACGCCACCACTCACATGCGCCAGATCCGCCAGGAGATCCGTCGCCTGACGTCGCTGCCCGAAGACGAGCTGTACGTCGCCGCGAAGGAGCTGCAGGCGCCGTACGACCTGGTCGTCGAGGTCGCCAAGGCCGGCAAGCTTCCGGTCACCCTGTTCACGGCGGGCGGCATCGCCACTCCCGCCGACGCCGCGATGATGATGCAGCTCGGCGCCGAAGGCGTGTTCGTCGGTTCGGGCATCTTCAAGTCGGGCAACCCGGCCGAGCGCGCCGCCGCGATCGTGAAGGCGACCACCTTCCACGACGACCCCGATGTGCTCGCCAACGTCTCGCGTGGTCTCGGTGAGGCCATGGTCGGCATCAACGTTGACGAGATCCCGGAGCCGCACCGCCTCGCCGAGCGCGGCTGGTGA
- a CDS encoding glycosyltransferase family 4 protein, with protein sequence MKIGMICPYSFDVPGGVQAHVVELAEVFIGRGHEVRVLAPAGPDVELPPYVDSAGPALGIPYNGSVSRVSFSPKMFHVLRRWIDTNEFDVLHLHEPNAPSLSMLSLMVATGPIVTTFHTATTKSMWLSVFDSVLRQFRERIRGKIAVSELARRWQMESLGNDAVEIPNGVDVGSFRRVEPLEGYPRPGRTVMFLGRYDEPRKGIDILMRALPTIVDEFPDVTVLVVGGGNERALVKRAGDLAKHLTFLGMVDDETKARALRSADVYVAPNLGGESFGIVLVEAMAAGAAVVASDLVAFARVLDHGDAGCLVTTGSPTALATQINDLLGDDDLRAGYVARGHLRAEQYDWSKVADQIQRVYDTVTHGAGPVVVSD encoded by the coding sequence GTGAAGATCGGCATGATCTGCCCGTACTCGTTCGACGTGCCGGGCGGCGTCCAGGCGCATGTCGTCGAGCTCGCAGAGGTGTTCATCGGACGGGGGCACGAGGTGCGTGTCCTGGCTCCGGCGGGTCCCGATGTGGAGTTGCCGCCGTACGTCGACTCCGCCGGTCCCGCGCTCGGAATCCCGTACAACGGCTCGGTGTCCCGGGTGTCGTTCTCACCCAAGATGTTCCACGTCCTGCGGCGGTGGATCGACACCAACGAGTTCGACGTTCTGCATCTGCACGAGCCGAACGCGCCGAGTCTGTCGATGCTGTCGTTGATGGTCGCGACCGGCCCAATCGTCACGACGTTCCACACGGCCACCACCAAGTCGATGTGGCTGTCGGTGTTCGACTCGGTCCTCCGACAGTTCCGCGAACGGATTCGCGGCAAGATCGCAGTCTCGGAACTGGCGCGGCGTTGGCAGATGGAATCGCTCGGCAACGATGCGGTGGAGATCCCCAACGGGGTCGACGTCGGCTCTTTCCGCCGAGTCGAACCTCTTGAAGGCTATCCGCGCCCCGGTCGGACCGTCATGTTCCTCGGACGGTACGACGAACCGCGCAAGGGCATCGACATTCTGATGCGCGCACTGCCGACCATCGTCGACGAGTTCCCCGACGTCACCGTGCTTGTGGTCGGCGGCGGAAACGAGCGTGCGCTCGTCAAACGGGCGGGAGACCTCGCGAAGCACCTGACCTTCCTCGGAATGGTCGACGACGAGACGAAGGCGCGCGCGTTGCGCAGCGCGGACGTGTACGTGGCGCCCAACCTCGGCGGCGAGAGTTTCGGCATCGTGCTCGTCGAGGCGATGGCGGCGGGCGCGGCGGTCGTCGCGAGTGATCTGGTCGCATTCGCCAGGGTCCTCGACCACGGGGATGCGGGCTGTCTCGTGACGACCGGCTCCCCGACGGCGCTCGCCACGCAGATCAATGATCTTCTCGGCGACGACGATCTCCGCGCAGGCTACGTGGCGCGCGGTCATCTGCGTGCCGAGCAGTACGACTGGTCGAAGGTGGCAGACCAGATCCAACGTGTGTACGACACGGTGACCCACGGTGCGGGTCCCGTCGTCGTCTCTGATTGA
- a CDS encoding LuxR C-terminal-related transcriptional regulator, translating to MTVAAIRTAPARQTARTATSFSSVSAPARSASAEQRRREALARLSARVMPLPGRPVYVETAAVRRMQALAPIVEPAAPELPRPTLTDREVEVLRTWLMVDSKPACGQELHISLGTVNTHLTRIRAKYAEIGRPASTKAALVARAIQDDIIDIEEL from the coding sequence ATGACCGTCGCCGCGATCCGCACCGCACCCGCACGTCAGACCGCCCGCACCGCGACCTCATTCAGCTCCGTCTCCGCACCCGCCCGCTCGGCGTCTGCCGAGCAGCGTCGCCGCGAAGCCCTCGCCCGCCTCAGCGCACGGGTGATGCCGCTGCCGGGCCGTCCGGTGTACGTGGAGACGGCGGCTGTCCGCCGCATGCAGGCTCTCGCTCCGATCGTCGAGCCCGCCGCGCCGGAACTGCCCCGCCCGACCCTGACCGACCGCGAGGTCGAGGTGCTCCGCACGTGGCTGATGGTCGACTCGAAGCCGGCATGCGGTCAGGAACTGCACATCTCTCTCGGCACTGTGAACACGCACCTCACGCGCATCCGCGCGAAGTACGCCGAGATCGGACGCCCCGCATCGACCAAGGCCGCACTCGTCGCCCGTGCCATTCAGGACGACATCATCGACATCGAAGAACTCTGA
- a CDS encoding phosphatidylinositol mannoside acyltransferase: MGGLSSRVADLGYRAGWAAVKYAPETVARTAFDAVGTLAGKRNGGPEQLRKNLARVIGTTPDKVPDSLVEESMRSYARYWREAFRLPTTDPADIVASVEMSDHDRTVLDEVLGTGRGVVMALPHSGNWDVAGVWLVDHFGQFSTVAERLEPESLFDQFVEYRESLGFEVFPLTGGEQPPFPILADRLRAGGVVCLMADRDLTSHGVPVTLFGERTRIPAGSAKLAIETGATLLAVHHSYTGPTTSRLRCGTVISTEGGIAPTAQRLADAFTRDIATAPADWHMLQPLWEADWSEARRERLGLDPNR; encoded by the coding sequence CTGGGCGGATTGAGCTCGAGAGTCGCCGATCTGGGTTACCGGGCAGGCTGGGCCGCGGTGAAGTACGCGCCCGAGACTGTGGCGCGCACCGCGTTCGACGCCGTCGGCACCCTCGCGGGCAAGCGGAACGGCGGGCCGGAGCAGCTGCGGAAGAACCTCGCCAGGGTCATCGGGACAACACCCGACAAGGTGCCCGACTCTCTCGTCGAGGAGTCGATGCGGTCGTACGCCAGGTACTGGCGGGAAGCGTTCCGGCTGCCGACGACGGACCCCGCCGACATCGTGGCGAGCGTGGAGATGTCCGACCACGATCGGACCGTGCTCGACGAGGTCCTCGGCACCGGGCGCGGTGTCGTGATGGCGCTGCCGCATTCGGGGAACTGGGACGTCGCCGGTGTGTGGCTCGTCGACCACTTCGGTCAGTTCTCCACTGTCGCCGAGCGGCTTGAGCCGGAGTCGTTGTTCGACCAGTTCGTCGAGTACCGCGAATCGCTCGGATTCGAGGTGTTCCCGCTGACCGGCGGCGAGCAGCCGCCGTTCCCGATCCTGGCCGATCGTCTGCGTGCCGGGGGAGTGGTGTGCCTGATGGCCGACCGCGATCTCACCTCGCACGGTGTGCCGGTCACTCTGTTCGGTGAACGCACCCGCATCCCGGCCGGGTCGGCGAAGCTCGCCATCGAGACCGGCGCGACGCTGCTCGCCGTGCACCACAGTTACACCGGGCCGACAACGTCGCGTCTGCGGTGCGGCACCGTCATCAGTACGGAAGGCGGGATCGCGCCGACCGCACAGCGACTGGCCGACGCATTCACCCGGGACATCGCGACGGCGCCCGCCGACTGGCACATGCTGCAGCCGCTGTGGGAGGCCGACTGGTCTGAGGCACGACGCGAACGGCTCGGTCTGGATCCGAACCGGTGA